In the Paenibacillus pabuli genome, one interval contains:
- a CDS encoding AAA family ATPase — protein MIVMINGAFGSGKTSAAHKLQSLMPDSMIFDPEEVGYMLRNVIVDDVKLEQEKTDDFQDMELWKVLTVHVAREIKQKYGKHLIVPMTIYKSEQFEYIHRGLQEIDSELFHFTLTTSMDTLHERLLKRGDTPGGWTFRQGEKCAEAFHGSRFEEYVMTDGLTTDDVVNHISTRLMN, from the coding sequence ATGATTGTGATGATTAACGGGGCGTTTGGATCAGGGAAAACATCGGCTGCGCATAAGCTGCAATCACTCATGCCGGACAGTATGATCTTCGATCCGGAAGAGGTCGGTTATATGCTGAGAAACGTGATTGTGGACGATGTGAAGTTGGAACAGGAGAAAACGGACGATTTTCAGGATATGGAGCTGTGGAAAGTCCTTACGGTGCATGTCGCCCGTGAAATCAAGCAGAAATATGGAAAACACCTGATCGTGCCAATGACAATCTACAAATCCGAACAATTCGAGTACATACATCGTGGCCTGCAGGAGATCGATTCTGAGCTGTTCCACTTCACGCTGACGACTTCAATGGACACATTACATGAGAGATTGCTGAAACGCGGGGATACGCCCGGTGGGTGGACATTTAGACAAGGAGAGAAGTGTGCCGAAGCTTTTCATGGATCTCGGTTTGAGGAATATGTGATGACGGACGGCTTAACGACAGATGATGTGGTGAATCACATATCAACCCGACTGATGAACTGA
- a CDS encoding ABC transporter ATP-binding protein yields MWILEAKKISKVYGNKLNKQEVLKGIDLGVGKGEFVGIMGPSGSGKTTLLNVLSSIDRVSQGSIEIEGKEFTGMKEKQLAEFRKHHLGFIFQEYNLLDTLTVKENVLLPLSITSVPKQEAHRKFEQIARELGIYELKDKYPSEISGGQKQRTSAARAFVHDPSIIFADEPTGALDSKSASDLLGKLSEMNIKHQATIVMVTHDPVAASYCSRVIFIRDGQIYTQLNKGDESRQSFFNDIIKTQGVLGGVQQ; encoded by the coding sequence ATGTGGATACTGGAAGCCAAGAAAATTAGCAAAGTATATGGCAACAAACTCAACAAGCAGGAAGTGCTGAAGGGAATTGATCTCGGGGTTGGCAAAGGAGAATTCGTAGGCATCATGGGACCTTCGGGTTCAGGGAAAACAACACTGCTTAATGTCCTCTCTTCGATTGACCGGGTAAGTCAAGGTTCCATTGAGATCGAAGGCAAGGAGTTTACCGGGATGAAGGAGAAGCAGCTCGCTGAATTCCGCAAGCATCATCTCGGTTTTATTTTTCAGGAATATAACTTGCTCGATACGCTTACCGTGAAGGAGAACGTGCTTCTGCCGCTTTCCATTACGAGCGTTCCGAAACAGGAAGCACATCGGAAGTTCGAACAAATTGCCCGTGAACTGGGCATCTATGAATTAAAAGACAAATATCCGTCCGAAATTTCGGGTGGCCAGAAACAGCGGACCTCGGCTGCGCGAGCCTTTGTTCATGATCCGAGCATCATATTTGCGGATGAGCCGACAGGCGCACTGGACTCCAAATCAGCTTCGGATCTGCTTGGCAAATTAAGCGAAATGAATATCAAACATCAGGCTACCATCGTTATGGTTACTCACGATCCGGTTGCCGCGAGTTATTGCAGCAGGGTGATTTTCATTCGAGACGGGCAGATCTATACTCAATTGAATAAAGGAGACGAATCCCGTCAGTCCTTTTTCAACGACATTATCAAAACCCAGGGCGTGTTGGGTGGTGTGCAGCAATGA
- a CDS encoding glycosyltransferase family 4 protein, protein MMRLALFTDTYIPETNGVAGTLHRLSNHMNRRGIEHLLFTPKSVIDGSHSASVRAVANIPFFLYPECRIALPNRASIHQQLKEFEPDLLHIATPFNMGLLGLKYALKQHLPHVISYHTHFDRYLEYYRLKSMIPLYWKYIKWFHRSSDATLTPSLETLNTLHLQGIQRLKLWSRGIDCDLYTPDKRRDAIRARYNITAPLILLYVGRIAPEKDMVTLTSAMLHLPEVMQSRVHWLIVGDGPLLPKMRSQCPPNVTFTGYVHGEELADMYASSDWFVFPSCTETFGNVVLEAMASGLPVLAANAGGVKDLVAHHRSGVLFEPGNPEALIREICLWGSHVDQLRRMGLEGRKLALQRSWEHIFDGLIRDYEEAIENRNRRSKSRIITA, encoded by the coding sequence ATGATGCGCCTGGCCTTGTTTACCGACACCTACATTCCCGAAACCAATGGTGTTGCAGGTACGCTGCACCGCTTGAGTAACCACATGAACCGCAGAGGCATCGAACATCTACTGTTTACTCCGAAGTCTGTCATCGATGGCAGCCACTCCGCATCGGTACGAGCGGTCGCCAATATCCCCTTTTTTCTGTATCCGGAATGCCGGATCGCCTTACCTAACCGGGCCTCCATCCATCAACAACTGAAAGAATTTGAGCCTGATCTCCTGCACATCGCCACACCATTCAATATGGGTCTTCTCGGACTCAAGTATGCACTCAAGCAACATCTGCCACATGTGATCTCCTACCATACCCACTTCGATCGCTACCTCGAATATTACAGATTAAAAAGCATGATCCCTCTCTATTGGAAGTATATCAAATGGTTTCACCGATCCTCTGATGCTACCTTGACACCGTCCCTGGAGACACTAAACACACTGCACTTGCAAGGTATTCAGCGTCTTAAGCTCTGGTCACGCGGAATAGATTGTGATCTGTATACACCAGATAAAAGAAGAGATGCGATTCGTGCTCGCTATAATATAACGGCCCCTCTTATTTTACTCTACGTTGGACGAATTGCCCCAGAAAAAGATATGGTTACACTCACTTCTGCCATGCTGCACCTGCCCGAAGTCATGCAATCCCGTGTACACTGGCTCATTGTTGGAGACGGACCTCTGCTTCCCAAAATGCGTTCGCAATGTCCGCCGAATGTGACCTTTACCGGGTATGTGCATGGTGAAGAGCTTGCCGATATGTATGCTTCGTCGGACTGGTTTGTGTTTCCCTCCTGCACAGAGACATTTGGAAATGTCGTGCTGGAAGCGATGGCTTCTGGACTGCCTGTTCTTGCTGCGAATGCTGGAGGTGTGAAGGATCTGGTGGCACATCATCGCAGTGGCGTTTTGTTTGAGCCGGGCAATCCTGAGGCCTTGATTCGTGAGATATGTCTCTGGGGCAGTCACGTGGATCAGCTTCGAAGGATGGGTCTGGAAGGCAGGAAGCTGGCTCTCCAGCGGTCCTGGGAACATATTTTTGACGGATTGATCAGGGACTATGAAGAAGCCATTGAGAACCGCAACAGACGCTCGAAGTCCCGAATCATAACAGCCTGA
- a CDS encoding hydroxysqualene dehydroxylase, with protein sequence MSAQPENQEKNEDQTIIIGAGLAGLSCAFELVDQGKPVLILEAAPYVGGRTGNWKERGMEVESGFHKFIGYYKELPKLLERAGIDLDEMLAWETTMQVRHPDAEEYGEFGLDIIHAPLKTLSGVLGNNDFITPSDKASLVPFLAAGFKDCVSRPEELDEISLLDFAKQHGVNEQALERIVEPLSSGIFFMPLEQYSAYAFFGLFLPGIPRIHKMRIGAFTGGMTDVMCAPLAAAIEQKGGRIRTNAPVTRLVVGANGLEGVELKDGERIKASRVVVAANIRRSQQLLEEHFSEHEWFQPFLTLDAMPHVTVQFESALPLLPEDRTTFGPGTDVGSFGEQSRTTFRGRPGRASIIMVNPDELIDLPDEEVWHRARKGLAAIGLHEGVSSVTEYRIVRGNENFYRIAPGNERKRPEQVTPIRGLYLAGDYTKQPMFTTMEGAVLSGQKAAAGILEEATQ encoded by the coding sequence TTGAGTGCACAACCTGAAAATCAGGAAAAGAACGAAGACCAAACGATTATCATTGGCGCTGGCCTGGCTGGTTTAAGCTGTGCCTTTGAACTTGTGGACCAGGGAAAGCCCGTACTGATTCTCGAAGCAGCCCCATATGTTGGAGGACGTACAGGCAATTGGAAAGAGCGCGGGATGGAAGTGGAATCCGGATTTCATAAATTCATTGGATATTATAAAGAATTGCCAAAATTACTTGAACGGGCAGGCATAGATCTGGATGAGATGCTGGCATGGGAGACAACCATGCAAGTCCGCCATCCTGATGCAGAAGAGTATGGCGAATTTGGACTGGACATTATCCATGCTCCACTTAAAACATTATCAGGCGTACTTGGCAACAATGATTTTATTACGCCTAGCGATAAGGCTTCCCTTGTTCCGTTTCTGGCTGCGGGGTTCAAGGACTGTGTCTCCCGGCCTGAGGAACTGGATGAGATATCGCTGCTTGATTTTGCGAAGCAGCACGGGGTCAATGAGCAGGCTCTGGAACGCATCGTTGAACCGTTATCTTCCGGCATTTTCTTCATGCCTCTTGAGCAATATTCCGCATACGCCTTCTTCGGCCTCTTTCTTCCGGGCATTCCCCGAATTCATAAAATGCGGATTGGTGCGTTCACCGGGGGCATGACTGATGTAATGTGCGCCCCTCTGGCAGCTGCAATCGAGCAAAAAGGAGGACGGATTCGCACCAACGCTCCTGTAACCCGATTGGTAGTTGGAGCGAATGGTCTGGAAGGTGTGGAATTAAAAGATGGCGAACGAATCAAAGCTAGTCGTGTCGTTGTCGCCGCCAATATCCGTCGTTCCCAACAATTGCTTGAGGAGCATTTCAGTGAGCATGAATGGTTCCAACCTTTCCTGACCCTGGATGCGATGCCGCATGTTACGGTACAATTCGAATCGGCACTTCCACTTCTTCCCGAAGACCGGACAACGTTTGGACCAGGTACCGATGTTGGTTCGTTCGGAGAACAATCCCGCACAACGTTTCGTGGACGACCTGGCAGAGCTTCCATCATTATGGTAAACCCGGATGAGCTGATTGATCTGCCAGATGAGGAAGTCTGGCATCGGGCTCGGAAAGGCCTTGCTGCCATCGGACTTCATGAAGGGGTTTCATCCGTAACCGAGTATCGCATTGTCCGAGGGAATGAAAACTTTTATCGAATTGCGCCAGGCAATGAACGGAAGCGTCCCGAACAGGTGACTCCGATCCGTGGGCTTTATCTTGCTGGTGATTACACCAAACAGCCGATGTTTACCACGATGGAAGGTGCCGTGTTATCTGGGCAGAAGGCCGCAGCAGGCATTCTTGAGGAAGCGACTCAATAG
- a CDS encoding methyltransferase domain-containing protein, which produces MGMDWYDMIALRNGGYKGRSTYTWEGQSAEDIFEERLIRLFSQHQSVLDAGCGDGNFTLRMSAHTRHITGFDNSKELLHIAQTAL; this is translated from the coding sequence ATGGGAATGGATTGGTACGATATGATCGCCCTGCGAAACGGAGGATATAAGGGGAGATCTACATATACCTGGGAAGGTCAATCGGCGGAGGACATTTTTGAAGAACGGTTGATCCGGTTGTTCTCTCAGCATCAATCCGTGCTCGATGCGGGCTGTGGTGATGGTAATTTTACACTGAGAATGTCTGCACATACCCGTCATATTACGGGTTTTGATAACTCTAAGGAGCTGCTGCATATCGCACAGACTGCGCTTTAA
- a CDS encoding class I SAM-dependent methyltransferase yields MEKTIKHVQDLYNMLDAEFRSAKQFWEPFYEDRNRPIPFFPNKPDENLVDQVNSGLLTGGKAMELGCGPGRNALYLTKAGYSVDAYDLSETAIAWAKERAAEVQLDVNFECRSVFELEPQQAYDLVYDSGCLHHLLPHQRIPYIEMITDALKPGGYFGMTCFAPGFGGLGGPESVMSDWEVYQERSMKGGMVFTEEKLRYLLEGPFECVELRPMQAMGKEDPCFGLSILWVTLWRKPLSEEKKGE; encoded by the coding sequence TTGGAGAAGACGATTAAACATGTACAGGATCTGTATAACATGCTGGATGCAGAGTTTAGATCAGCGAAGCAATTCTGGGAGCCATTTTATGAAGATCGGAATCGTCCTATTCCCTTTTTTCCTAACAAGCCCGATGAGAATCTGGTCGATCAAGTGAACTCAGGTTTACTGACTGGAGGAAAAGCGATGGAGCTTGGCTGCGGGCCGGGCCGGAATGCGCTTTATCTAACAAAAGCAGGGTATAGCGTGGATGCGTACGACCTTTCGGAAACAGCCATTGCATGGGCCAAGGAACGAGCTGCCGAAGTGCAGCTGGATGTGAATTTTGAGTGCCGATCCGTATTTGAACTTGAACCGCAGCAAGCGTATGACCTCGTATATGATTCCGGCTGTCTGCACCACTTGCTGCCACACCAGCGTATCCCCTACATTGAGATGATTACGGATGCACTTAAGCCTGGGGGGTATTTCGGAATGACATGTTTTGCTCCGGGTTTTGGCGGGTTGGGCGGACCTGAGAGCGTGATGAGTGACTGGGAAGTATATCAAGAGAGATCCATGAAAGGCGGAATGGTTTTTACGGAAGAGAAGCTTCGTTATTTGCTGGAAGGTCCGTTTGAATGTGTGGAGCTGCGTCCGATGCAGGCGATGGGTAAGGAAGATCCCTGTTTCGGTCTGTCGATCCTGTGGGTGACGCTATGGAGAAAACCACTGTCTGAAGAAAAAAAGGGGGAATAA
- a CDS encoding sporulation protein gives MSFFKKMLASVGVGAAKVNTELDTPEVEPGGVLSGTVYIQAGDVEQNVDRIYLTINTYYIRERDDRKVKETAVVAKYLLTEGFTLQPGTKLEKKFSFDLPENLPITLHSAEVWVETGLDISSAVDPSDRDRLRVVPTQNMRTVLDAIDILGFRLREVTNDYAPKLGGNLPFVQEFEFVPTNKFRGYLDELEVLFYPMGDSMELLLQIDRRARGLGGIFAEAMGTDESFVRLHLYDRHLERGAHSVAQGLEEVISKHL, from the coding sequence ATGTCTTTTTTTAAGAAAATGTTAGCCAGTGTAGGTGTTGGAGCAGCTAAGGTCAACACGGAACTCGATACACCAGAGGTCGAGCCAGGAGGAGTCCTTTCGGGAACCGTCTATATTCAAGCTGGAGATGTGGAACAAAACGTGGACCGGATCTATCTGACCATCAACACGTATTACATAAGGGAACGTGATGATCGCAAAGTAAAGGAAACAGCCGTGGTCGCCAAATATTTGCTGACCGAAGGATTTACACTTCAACCTGGGACGAAGCTTGAGAAGAAGTTCTCGTTTGACCTGCCAGAAAATCTCCCAATCACGCTCCATAGCGCGGAGGTTTGGGTAGAGACGGGCCTCGACATCTCAAGTGCCGTTGACCCTTCCGATCGCGATAGACTTCGCGTCGTGCCCACTCAGAATATGCGTACCGTGCTGGATGCCATCGATATCCTTGGTTTCCGGCTGCGGGAAGTGACCAATGATTATGCTCCAAAACTTGGCGGCAATCTGCCCTTTGTACAGGAGTTTGAGTTTGTGCCAACAAACAAGTTCCGTGGATACCTGGATGAACTTGAAGTGCTGTTCTATCCGATGGGGGATTCCATGGAATTGCTGCTGCAGATCGACCGGAGAGCTCGCGGACTCGGTGGCATTTTCGCGGAAGCGATGGGCACGGATGAAAGCTTCGTGCGTCTGCATCTGTATGATAGACATTTGGAGCGGGGAGCTCATTCCGTAGCCCAAGGTCTTGAAGAAGTCATTTCCAAGCATCTATAA
- a CDS encoding DMP19 family protein has product MNSLQEELQQLLPLDQLEAMSGEEVVGSVAMDLYRAEFTTIRECGPELPQVLRDVILIIDLDTEISMNGMTGFLENASGRFLQETITAMQRIGNEADAEILKSIQQELSGSGVTSEQLRENVNALSEHDVTTSLKTHGPHIHEVLQRVELQAGSLSMQEDNEEVFDLLYQYVDNNKDNIKQGIEHILMN; this is encoded by the coding sequence ATGAATAGCTTACAGGAAGAATTACAACAATTACTACCTTTGGATCAACTTGAAGCCATGTCAGGTGAAGAAGTGGTGGGGAGTGTGGCCATGGATCTATACCGTGCGGAGTTTACGACCATTCGTGAATGTGGACCTGAACTTCCGCAGGTTCTGCGTGACGTGATTCTAATCATTGATCTGGATACCGAGATATCCATGAACGGCATGACCGGATTTTTGGAAAATGCAAGCGGACGATTTCTGCAGGAAACCATAACAGCGATGCAGCGAATCGGGAACGAGGCTGATGCCGAAATACTGAAGAGTATACAACAGGAGTTATCCGGGAGTGGCGTAACTTCCGAGCAACTGAGGGAGAATGTAAATGCCTTGTCTGAGCACGACGTAACAACGTCGCTGAAGACACATGGGCCGCACATTCATGAAGTCTTGCAGCGGGTAGAATTGCAAGCTGGAAGCTTGAGCATGCAGGAAGATAATGAAGAAGTTTTCGATCTTCTGTATCAATATGTGGATAATAACAAAGACAACATAAAACAGGGAATCGAGCACATCTTGATGAATTAA
- a CDS encoding NUDIX domain-containing protein, with protein MTEPKWFYLNEMEQPERGIAFVIMVTQFQDKYVIVYNNKRKGWEFPGGTCEPGETPLNAAGRELYEETGAIRFNLEPFGIYKMNGNLGMVYYAAVDEFSLMSVELPNHEIGGLKLVDALPSGMSFGEMFYSFLDQWTAYPSKGTTRHDIDLTGALLKSK; from the coding sequence GTGACAGAGCCGAAATGGTTTTATTTGAATGAAATGGAGCAGCCTGAACGAGGAATTGCATTCGTGATTATGGTTACACAGTTTCAGGATAAATACGTCATCGTTTACAACAATAAACGCAAAGGCTGGGAGTTTCCCGGGGGCACTTGTGAACCCGGCGAAACTCCGCTGAACGCTGCAGGCAGGGAACTCTACGAAGAGACAGGAGCAATAAGGTTCAATCTTGAGCCTTTTGGTATCTACAAAATGAATGGGAACCTCGGTATGGTTTATTATGCCGCTGTTGACGAGTTCAGCCTCATGTCTGTAGAGCTTCCGAATCATGAAATTGGAGGGCTGAAATTGGTGGATGCCTTGCCTTCTGGCATGAGCTTTGGAGAAATGTTCTATTCTTTTTTGGATCAATGGACAGCGTACCCCTCTAAGGGAACGACCCGGCATGATATAGATTTAACCGGTGCATTACTAAAATCTAAATGA
- a CDS encoding GNAT family N-acetyltransferase: MNIHIRTLNVNDPAFISRAFQEQGWVKPVEQYLRYLVEQEEGKRVTLVAELDGTFAGYVNVLWSSDYPSFKEEGIPEINDFNVLIQYQRQGIGSRLMDRAEELIQERTDTAGIGVGLFTDYGKAQILYARRGYIPDGKGIHKHDRYLMPGDETIIDDDVVLYLTKKLRSV, encoded by the coding sequence ATGAACATACATATCCGAACGTTGAATGTGAATGATCCAGCCTTCATCTCTCGGGCATTTCAGGAACAAGGCTGGGTCAAACCTGTAGAACAGTACCTTCGCTATCTGGTAGAACAGGAAGAGGGTAAACGCGTCACATTGGTAGCTGAGCTGGATGGAACATTTGCGGGATACGTCAACGTCCTATGGAGCTCAGACTATCCATCGTTCAAAGAGGAGGGGATTCCGGAAATTAATGATTTCAATGTGTTAATCCAATATCAGCGTCAAGGCATAGGTTCACGATTAATGGACCGCGCGGAGGAATTGATTCAAGAACGCACGGATACTGCAGGGATTGGGGTAGGATTATTCACCGATTATGGCAAAGCCCAGATCCTGTATGCACGCCGTGGATATATTCCGGATGGCAAGGGGATTCACAAGCATGATCGCTACCTTATGCCAGGGGATGAAACCATAATAGATGATGACGTCGTACTTTATTTAACGAAGAAATTGAGGTCTGTTTAA
- a CDS encoding sensor histidine kinase has translation MIGKYIREKVSWILLLVGMQLIILFVAYIDSSIPLQSLAYVVILNVVVCIVFIWTRYPRETRFYKKLTTWDHTYDLADLDIAESPYELIVQDAVASQTLRYRKESSSNLILLEQEKDQMLSWIHEVKTPLTALQLMIERTPDEKLRNQMTYEWLRIHQLLDQQLHQKRIPFMHNDLFIEVTELEPILNAEIRALKSWCISKGIGFDVSLSVTCVLTDSKWLSFIIRQLLSNAVKYSESSDIMIESWEHEGHHVLSIQDHGRGIEAQDLPRIFDKGFTSTRGRLEGAATGMGLYLTRQVAQTLHMDVHVESAPGEGTTVQLTFPRKNDMVHLAGV, from the coding sequence ATGATCGGCAAATACATTAGAGAAAAGGTCAGCTGGATCTTGTTGCTGGTAGGCATGCAGCTCATCATTTTGTTTGTTGCCTACATTGATTCTTCCATACCCCTTCAATCCCTGGCATACGTCGTAATCCTGAATGTGGTTGTGTGCATTGTGTTTATCTGGACAAGATATCCGAGGGAGACACGTTTCTATAAAAAGTTAACGACATGGGACCATACCTATGATCTGGCAGATCTGGATATAGCCGAAAGTCCCTATGAGCTTATCGTACAGGATGCCGTGGCCTCCCAGACATTGCGTTATCGGAAGGAATCCTCATCCAACCTCATTCTGCTCGAGCAAGAGAAGGACCAGATGTTATCCTGGATCCATGAAGTGAAGACGCCGCTCACGGCGCTGCAGTTAATGATAGAACGTACGCCGGATGAGAAACTGCGCAATCAAATGACGTACGAATGGCTGCGAATTCACCAACTGCTCGATCAGCAGCTGCACCAGAAGCGAATTCCATTTATGCATAATGATCTGTTTATCGAAGTTACGGAGCTTGAACCGATTTTGAATGCAGAGATTCGTGCCTTGAAGTCCTGGTGCATCTCGAAAGGCATTGGTTTCGATGTGTCTCTAAGTGTTACATGTGTGCTGACGGACAGCAAATGGCTGAGTTTTATAATCCGGCAGCTGCTGAGCAATGCGGTGAAATACAGTGAATCCTCAGATATTATGATCGAAAGCTGGGAGCATGAAGGACATCACGTTCTCTCGATTCAGGATCATGGGCGAGGGATTGAAGCGCAGGATTTACCGCGGATTTTCGATAAAGGCTTCACATCAACTCGAGGCAGGCTGGAAGGCGCAGCAACCGGAATGGGGCTGTACCTGACCCGGCAGGTGGCACAAACGCTTCATATGGATGTTCACGTCGAATCTGCTCCTGGCGAAGGCACAACAGTCCAACTAACCTTTCCTCGGAAAAACGACATGGTGCATCTTGCGGGCGTGTGA
- a CDS encoding response regulator transcription factor, giving the protein MFKIMLIEDDESLFSEIKERLSQWSYDIYGIQDFGKVMQEYSDVQPQLVIIDIQLPKYDGFHWCRMIRAHSNVPIIFLSSRDHPTDMVMSMHLGADDFIQKPFHFDVLIAKIQATLRRVYNYNTERIELRTWRGAAIEYVKNTLTLGSEAVLLTKNEMFILKVLVEHKNQIVTREELIRSLWDHEHFVSDNTLTVNVNRLRKKLEPLGLDGYIETKVGQGYMATEEAEA; this is encoded by the coding sequence TTGTTTAAAATTATGCTCATTGAAGACGATGAATCCTTATTCAGCGAGATCAAGGAACGATTATCTCAATGGTCCTATGACATATATGGCATACAGGATTTCGGCAAAGTAATGCAGGAGTATAGTGACGTTCAGCCGCAGCTGGTCATCATTGATATACAATTGCCCAAATATGACGGTTTTCATTGGTGCCGCATGATTCGAGCTCACTCGAACGTGCCCATTATCTTTTTGTCTTCACGGGATCATCCCACGGATATGGTCATGTCCATGCACTTGGGCGCAGATGATTTTATTCAGAAGCCCTTTCATTTCGACGTATTAATCGCCAAAATTCAGGCCACGTTACGGAGAGTATACAATTACAACACGGAACGGATCGAACTTCGAACCTGGCGCGGGGCTGCGATAGAGTATGTGAAGAATACACTTACGCTGGGATCAGAAGCGGTTCTTTTGACCAAAAACGAGATGTTTATTCTCAAAGTGCTGGTGGAGCACAAAAATCAGATTGTCACCCGTGAGGAACTGATACGAAGCTTATGGGATCATGAACACTTTGTGAGTGATAACACGCTGACGGTCAACGTCAATCGGCTGCGCAAGAAGCTTGAGCCACTGGGACTGGATGGATATATCGAAACCAAAGTGGGACAGGGATATATGGCAACGGAAGAGGCGGAAGCATGA
- a CDS encoding SDR family NAD(P)-dependent oxidoreductase, which produces MGHRSFIVTGTSKGIGLQLAQLLLEQGDRVYGISRGTDEFLHGHDLYKHFQYDLSDLMGIESLVTRILEMVPLQETEFIGLINNAAMLEPLKPIDQCSIEEISKNLNISLGAPMILSSSFIRQTKHLSARRKIVNLTSGSGSYPAPSMAAYCTSKAGINMFSACVAMEQSERTNPVEVMAFDPGMVDTELQAVARGKCTDEFALSGLFNQVYEAGQLRSPREVAKQLIERIEESSDANKVIHSLES; this is translated from the coding sequence ATGGGGCACAGAAGCTTTATTGTTACTGGTACCTCTAAAGGAATTGGCCTGCAATTGGCTCAGTTGTTACTGGAACAGGGAGACCGGGTCTATGGGATTTCACGGGGGACTGATGAGTTTCTGCATGGACATGACCTGTATAAGCACTTTCAATATGATCTGAGTGATCTGATGGGCATAGAGTCATTGGTCACAAGAATACTGGAGATGGTTCCATTGCAGGAAACCGAGTTCATAGGACTTATTAATAATGCAGCAATGCTGGAACCCCTGAAGCCGATAGATCAGTGCAGCATAGAAGAGATAAGCAAGAATTTGAATATTAGTTTGGGAGCCCCGATGATATTGAGTTCATCCTTTATTCGGCAAACCAAACATCTGTCTGCACGGCGGAAAATTGTGAATCTGACCTCGGGTTCGGGTAGTTATCCAGCACCTTCCATGGCTGCATACTGTACTTCAAAAGCTGGAATAAACATGTTTTCGGCGTGTGTGGCGATGGAACAGTCCGAGAGGACAAACCCTGTTGAGGTCATGGCATTTGATCCTGGGATGGTAGATACGGAACTGCAGGCCGTGGCAAGAGGCAAGTGTACCGATGAATTTGCGCTCTCGGGTCTATTTAATCAAGTGTATGAAGCAGGGCAATTAAGATCGCCGCGGGAGGTAGCCAAGCAGCTCATTGAACGCATCGAAGAGAGTAGTGATGCAAACAAGGTGATACACTCCTTGGAGAGCTAA
- a CDS encoding YfiT family bacillithiol transferase produces the protein MDLRYPIGTFEHTGEITAAQREQWIQDIAELPERAREAVEGLSEEQLSLPYREGGWMLKQVIHHMADSHMNSMIRFKLALTEDTPTIRPYYEERWAELNDSRDLDIEFSLQILDALHRRWVALLQTLSDEDYAKQFYHPGPQETTRLDYNLGVYSWHGRHHVAHVTSLRNRLGI, from the coding sequence ATGGATTTGCGGTATCCGATAGGCACATTCGAACATACCGGCGAAATTACAGCAGCACAGAGGGAGCAGTGGATTCAGGACATTGCCGAGCTTCCAGAACGTGCGAGAGAAGCTGTAGAAGGATTAAGCGAAGAGCAATTAAGTCTGCCCTACCGGGAAGGTGGGTGGATGCTCAAGCAGGTTATACACCATATGGCAGACAGTCACATGAACAGCATGATCCGTTTCAAATTGGCTCTCACCGAGGATACACCAACGATAAGACCTTATTATGAAGAGCGTTGGGCAGAGCTAAACGATTCAAGGGATTTGGATATTGAGTTCTCCCTGCAAATACTGGATGCACTGCATCGGCGCTGGGTTGCACTGCTGCAAACATTATCCGATGAGGATTACGCTAAACAATTCTACCATCCGGGTCCGCAGGAAACGACAAGACTGGATTACAACCTGGGGGTTTACTCCTGGCATGGCAGACACCATGTTGCTCATGTAACTTCGCTCAGAAACCGGCTGGGGATCTAA